The Altererythrobacter sp. CAU 1644 genome has a window encoding:
- a CDS encoding glycosyltransferase family 4 protein, giving the protein MRIAIVADVYPPMRSSGAVQLRDLSRELVRQAHEVTMLVAAPELEAPYALERNDGVSIVRLRTLPTRDMPYLRRLANELSMPFAMRRNFVGSPCFAQEFDAIVWYSPTIFHGPFVRWLKRRNKAPSYLIIRDVFPQWAADTGLIGRGPAFRILDSVAHYQYRSADIIGVQTPGNLAFFERFRERNPDVRFEVLKNWLAPAATGTCSIDLSATRLAGRKVFVYAGNMGVAQQMDKLLNLAIALRSNPEIGFLFVGRGSEAERVRVSIESNCPENTLFFDEIDSDEIPALYKQCHVGMISLDSRHRTHNIPGKFLTYMQAGLPVLASINAGNDLEAIVAEAEVGRVSVDPNGGDLEILATSMLGQDLADPGIAQRCRTLFDRNFSAAQAATQITDTLSRLSRG; this is encoded by the coding sequence ATGCGCATCGCCATCGTAGCAGACGTTTACCCTCCGATGAGGTCGTCCGGAGCGGTTCAATTGCGAGACCTGTCTCGGGAACTCGTCCGCCAGGCGCACGAAGTTACCATGCTGGTCGCGGCTCCTGAGCTTGAGGCCCCCTACGCATTAGAGCGCAATGATGGGGTCTCAATTGTCCGATTGCGGACATTGCCGACGCGTGACATGCCCTACCTTCGTCGCTTGGCGAATGAATTGAGCATGCCATTCGCAATGCGACGCAACTTCGTCGGCTCGCCATGTTTCGCACAAGAGTTCGACGCAATCGTATGGTATTCTCCAACGATCTTTCATGGGCCTTTTGTGCGCTGGCTCAAGCGCCGCAATAAAGCCCCGTCTTATCTGATCATCCGAGACGTCTTCCCGCAATGGGCGGCAGACACCGGACTAATTGGCCGGGGCCCAGCTTTCAGAATTCTCGATTCCGTGGCCCATTATCAATATCGTTCGGCTGACATCATTGGAGTTCAAACTCCAGGAAATCTTGCGTTCTTCGAGAGGTTTCGGGAGCGAAATCCCGATGTGCGATTCGAGGTGTTGAAGAATTGGCTTGCACCAGCCGCCACCGGCACTTGTAGCATCGATCTATCGGCGACCAGGCTCGCGGGCAGGAAGGTATTCGTCTATGCGGGCAACATGGGGGTGGCGCAGCAAATGGACAAGCTGCTCAATCTTGCGATCGCGCTCCGCAGTAATCCCGAGATAGGTTTTCTCTTCGTTGGGCGAGGAAGCGAGGCAGAGAGGGTTCGCGTAAGCATCGAGAGTAACTGTCCGGAGAACACGCTATTCTTCGACGAGATCGACTCAGATGAGATCCCCGCACTTTACAAGCAGTGCCATGTCGGCATGATTTCTCTCGACAGCAGGCATCGCACGCATAACATTCCAGGAAAATTTCTCACATACATGCAGGCTGGCCTGCCGGTTCTCGCTTCCATCAACGCTGGAAACGATCTCGAAGCGATTGTAGCCGAAGCCGAAGTCGGAAGAGTCTCCGTCGATCCGAATGGGGGCGACCTTGAGATTCTGGCAACTTCGATGCTCGGGCAGGACCTTGCCGACCCAGGCATTGCCCAGCGTTGCCGAACGCTGTTTGATCGAAACTTTTCAGCCGCGCAGGCAGCGACCCAGATTACCGATACGCTTAGTAGATTATCGCGAGGATAA
- a CDS encoding cation diffusion facilitator family transporter, with product MSAIHLDQRSSLNRGAAIASIATAILLVGLKTWAAWRTGSTAMLGSLADSALDLIASLATLIGVWIAAMPADEDHRFGHGKAEALAAIFQVMLIAVSAAGIGYRGIDRLINGVQTEAAAEGIGVSAIAIVATLALLTWQRYVIRRTGSLAIKTDNVHYQSDLLLNLAVIAALVLDQYLGIAQADPLFGIGIAAWLAWGAWHAASEAVDHLMDKEWPDEKRDAFLEVLSRHPDIRGVHDLRTRTSGSDDFVQFHMAVDRDLTIVQVHDLMDEVEARLEKEFPGVEVLIHPDPKGLVNEEGVAAEELLPDRAG from the coding sequence ATGAGTGCGATCCATCTCGATCAACGTTCCTCGCTCAACCGCGGTGCAGCGATCGCTTCGATCGCGACTGCGATCCTGCTGGTCGGTCTCAAGACCTGGGCCGCCTGGCGCACCGGCTCGACCGCCATGCTCGGCAGCCTCGCCGATTCGGCGCTCGACCTCATCGCCAGCCTCGCCACGCTGATCGGCGTGTGGATCGCCGCCATGCCCGCCGATGAAGACCACCGCTTCGGCCATGGCAAGGCGGAAGCGCTCGCCGCGATCTTCCAGGTCATGCTGATCGCCGTTTCGGCGGCGGGAATCGGCTATCGCGGGATCGATCGCCTGATCAACGGGGTGCAGACCGAAGCGGCGGCGGAAGGCATCGGCGTATCGGCGATCGCCATCGTCGCCACGCTCGCGCTGCTGACCTGGCAGCGCTACGTGATCCGGCGCACCGGCAGCCTCGCGATCAAGACCGACAACGTCCATTACCAGTCCGACCTGCTGCTCAATCTGGCGGTGATCGCCGCGCTGGTGCTCGACCAGTACCTGGGCATCGCGCAGGCGGACCCGCTGTTCGGCATCGGCATCGCGGCCTGGCTCGCCTGGGGCGCGTGGCATGCTGCCAGCGAGGCGGTCGATCACCTGATGGACAAGGAGTGGCCCGACGAGAAGCGCGACGCCTTCCTCGAAGTGCTCTCGCGCCATCCCGACATTCGCGGGGTGCATGATTTGCGCACTCGCACCAGCGGCTCGGACGATTTCGTCCAGTTCCACATGGCGGTCGACCGCGATCTCACGATCGTCCAGGTCCACGATCTGATGGACGAGGTCGAGGCACGGCTCGAGAAGGAGTTCCCGGGGGTCGAGGTGCTGATCCACCCCGATCCCAAGGGGCTCGTCAATGAAGAGGGCGTCGCCGCCGAGGAATTGCTGCCCGACCGGGCCGGCTGA
- a CDS encoding YihY/virulence factor BrkB family protein: protein MSEIDLPSPQERQIHYLSPEARRREAKTLRGRVIDTMGPGTRAFEVVKRTLVGTYNDGFIHAGNLAYLAMLAIFPFFILGSALFALIGSKGEESSIIDAIVVAMPPTVANTIAPVAQDAMAARSGWLLWAGAFVALWTVSSLIETIRDILRRAYGTQATHAFWKYRLFSAGFTLAAVILLVLSLFAQVLIGAAQEVIEAYFPQLVDQMGALHLSRVVPTLGLFASLYLLFYTLTPSAYRARRYPKWPGVVFITLWWLAVTSAMPPILRNFFTYSLTYGSIAGIMVALFFFWLVGLGMVIGAELNAALAVTPEEEGADGGGEEACDAA, encoded by the coding sequence ATGAGCGAAATCGACCTACCCTCTCCGCAAGAGCGGCAGATTCACTATCTCTCACCCGAAGCGCGCCGCCGCGAGGCGAAGACGCTGCGCGGCCGGGTGATCGACACGATGGGGCCGGGCACGCGCGCCTTCGAAGTGGTCAAGCGCACGCTGGTCGGCACCTATAACGACGGCTTCATCCATGCCGGCAACCTCGCCTATCTGGCGATGCTGGCGATCTTCCCCTTCTTCATCCTCGGTTCTGCGCTGTTCGCGCTGATCGGCAGCAAGGGCGAGGAATCCTCGATCATCGACGCTATTGTCGTCGCCATGCCGCCGACGGTCGCCAACACCATCGCGCCGGTCGCGCAGGACGCGATGGCAGCGCGCAGCGGCTGGCTGCTTTGGGCAGGTGCCTTCGTGGCCCTGTGGACGGTCTCCAGCCTGATCGAGACGATCCGCGACATCCTGCGCCGTGCCTATGGGACGCAGGCGACCCACGCCTTCTGGAAGTATCGGCTGTTCTCGGCGGGCTTCACCCTGGCGGCCGTCATCCTCCTGGTCCTGTCGCTGTTCGCGCAGGTCCTGATCGGGGCAGCGCAGGAGGTGATCGAAGCCTATTTCCCGCAGCTCGTTGACCAGATGGGCGCGCTGCACCTGTCGCGCGTGGTGCCGACGCTGGGGCTGTTCGCCTCGCTCTATCTCCTGTTCTACACGCTGACGCCGTCAGCCTATCGCGCACGGCGCTATCCCAAGTGGCCCGGGGTGGTCTTCATCACGCTGTGGTGGCTCGCCGTGACCAGCGCGATGCCGCCAATCCTGCGCAATTTTTTCACCTACAGCCTGACCTATGGCAGCATCGCCGGGATCATGGTGGCGCTGTTCTTTTTCTGGCTCGTCGGCCTCGGAATGGTTATCGGGGCCGAATTGAACGCCGCGCTCGCGGTCACTCCCGAAGAGGAGGGGGCCGATGGCGGCGGCGAGGAAGCATGTGACGCAGCATAA
- the fabI gene encoding enoyl-ACP reductase FabI translates to MGGLMQGKRGLIMGLANDKSLAWGIAKKLADEGAELAFSYQGEALAKRVRPLAEQLGSDFLIECDVSDMAALDQAFDDLKARWDRLDFVVHAIGFSDKNELRGKYVDTSLDNFLMTMNISAYSLVAVAQRAAEMMPPLQEDGTGGGSILTLTYYGAEKVIPHYNVMGVAKAALETSVKYLANDLGPLGIRVNAISAGPIKTLAASGIGDFRYILKWNELNSPLRRNVTIDDVGGSGLYFLSDLSSGVTGETHHVDGGYHVVGMKQEDAPDIALG, encoded by the coding sequence ATGGGCGGTTTGATGCAGGGCAAACGCGGGCTCATCATGGGCCTTGCCAACGACAAGTCACTCGCCTGGGGCATCGCCAAGAAGCTCGCGGACGAAGGCGCGGAACTCGCCTTTTCCTACCAGGGCGAAGCACTCGCGAAGCGCGTGCGGCCGCTCGCCGAGCAGCTGGGCAGCGATTTCCTGATCGAATGCGATGTGTCCGACATGGCGGCGCTCGACCAGGCGTTCGACGACCTCAAGGCGCGCTGGGACCGCCTCGACTTCGTGGTCCATGCGATCGGCTTTTCGGACAAGAACGAGCTGCGCGGCAAATATGTCGACACCAGTCTCGACAACTTCCTGATGACGATGAACATCTCGGCCTATTCGCTGGTCGCGGTGGCCCAGCGCGCTGCAGAAATGATGCCGCCGCTGCAGGAAGACGGGACAGGCGGCGGCTCGATCCTGACACTGACCTATTACGGGGCCGAGAAGGTCATCCCGCACTACAATGTCATGGGCGTGGCCAAGGCCGCGCTCGAGACCAGCGTTAAATATCTCGCTAACGATCTCGGGCCGCTGGGCATTCGCGTGAACGCGATCAGCGCCGGGCCGATCAAGACGCTGGCGGCGAGCGGGATCGGCGACTTCCGCTATATCCTCAAATGGAACGAGCTCAATTCGCCGCTCCGCCGCAACGTCACGATCGACGATGTCGGCGGATCGGGGCTGTATTTCCTGTCGGACCTGTCGTCAGGCGTGACGGGTGAGACGCACCATGTCGATGGGGGCTACCACGTAGTCGGGATGAAGCAGGAAGACGCGCCGGATATCGCGCTGGGGTGA
- a CDS encoding PhzF family phenazine biosynthesis protein, whose product MAHPHRQIDVFVGPGARGNPAGVVVLHAPLAEAEMQAQARQLGLPATAFVASEPHGGAHDIRWFAPQREIALCGHGALAAGSVLLSQGARSVILRSGEGRLLEVRRADGDGGFALALSGIPTKPRAQPEIPAMLGAQPLETLWNERGYALAIFASAADVRSLAPDLEAAHALGTVQVIATARSKEEGYDIVSRVFSGGKEDAATGSAHAVLATYWCERLGCDSLTAYQASARGGRLSCRLDGERVWIGGALREAGS is encoded by the coding sequence GTGGCACATCCGCATCGCCAGATCGACGTGTTCGTTGGCCCGGGAGCGCGCGGCAATCCTGCGGGTGTAGTCGTACTGCATGCCCCGCTTGCCGAGGCGGAGATGCAGGCGCAGGCACGGCAGCTCGGCCTTCCGGCGACCGCCTTCGTGGCGTCGGAACCACATGGCGGAGCGCACGACATCCGCTGGTTCGCACCCCAACGAGAGATCGCGCTTTGTGGCCATGGTGCGCTTGCGGCCGGGTCCGTGCTGCTGTCTCAGGGCGCGCGCTCGGTTATCTTGCGTTCGGGCGAGGGCCGCTTGCTTGAAGTTCGACGGGCCGACGGCGATGGCGGATTTGCGCTGGCCTTGTCGGGCATCCCGACTAAGCCGCGCGCGCAGCCCGAGATACCGGCGATGCTCGGCGCGCAGCCGCTCGAAACGCTTTGGAACGAGCGGGGCTATGCGCTCGCCATCTTCGCCAGCGCCGCGGATGTACGTTCGCTGGCGCCGGACTTGGAAGCTGCGCATGCACTTGGAACCGTGCAGGTCATCGCCACGGCACGGTCGAAGGAGGAAGGCTACGATATTGTCAGCCGGGTGTTCTCGGGCGGCAAGGAAGACGCTGCGACCGGCTCGGCCCACGCCGTCCTCGCGACTTATTGGTGCGAACGGCTGGGGTGCGATTCGCTCACAGCCTATCAGGCGAGTGCGCGCGGAGGGCGCCTGTCCTGCCGGCTTGACGGCGAGCGCGTGTGGATCGGCGGCGCGCTGCGCGAGGCGGGCAGTTAG
- a CDS encoding GumC family protein: protein MVANEMNANYQSFGDPMGRSDVASNGGDEGFHLPPILLQYWYTALRWRWLMAAIIAGCVVLGVIITLLMAPLYTAKTQIQIDRQQKQITKVEGIEAEGGSQDLEFYATQYTLLKARPLAERVASDLRLYENPSFLEAHGVDQEVLEDNDSGKSEAELRAENRRLVVNILLDSVEISPIRASKLVDINYTSRDPALSTSIANQWATAFIALSIDRQFASTSDARNFLESRLANLRERLEESERQVVLYGSESGIVALDQIRDSNGRAVANRTLTGSSLEQLANSLNQATAARIEAEARARSAGDATSESISSPSLGSLRQQRAAIAAQNAKMLVQFAPEYPAAIELREQLEALDAAIAAETNRIKKARAQEYVEASKRERDLQVQVDRLKQELDTQNQANIQYAIYQREADTNRELYDALLQRYKEIGVAGTVGVNNIAIIEPAIEPNEPSSPNLLINLVVSILLGVGAAAATAFALEQIDEGIREPGQVEALLKLPLLGITPMVEGDPREELADVKSNFYDAYFSIRSSLAFATNHGFPKSIAVISTRPAEGKSSTAMALATVLGRTDRRVLLVDADLRSPSIHGFFDAKNDRGFSNYLAGDDDWSQLVQETNSKNVSIIAAGPVPPSAAELLSGDRLDQFVREGLLKFDHIVIDSPPVLGMTDAPLIARAVEGVVYVVQSAGAAARGIRASVKRLNMANAHIFGVVLTKMGSGSRGYGYGYGYGYGYGYGERYGEEEQVARRA, encoded by the coding sequence ATGGTCGCTAACGAAATGAACGCAAATTATCAGAGCTTCGGTGATCCCATGGGACGTTCCGATGTCGCGTCGAATGGCGGTGACGAAGGTTTTCATCTCCCGCCAATACTCTTGCAGTATTGGTATACGGCGCTTCGCTGGCGGTGGCTGATGGCGGCCATCATCGCTGGATGCGTAGTTCTCGGTGTGATCATTACACTGTTGATGGCCCCTCTTTATACCGCAAAGACCCAAATCCAGATCGATCGGCAACAGAAGCAGATCACGAAGGTTGAGGGCATTGAGGCAGAAGGCGGCAGCCAAGATCTGGAGTTTTATGCTACCCAGTACACCTTGCTAAAGGCACGCCCTCTGGCCGAACGTGTTGCCTCTGATTTGCGACTCTACGAGAACCCAAGCTTCTTGGAGGCGCATGGGGTCGACCAGGAGGTTTTGGAGGACAATGACTCGGGCAAGTCTGAAGCGGAGCTCAGGGCGGAGAATCGGCGGCTTGTCGTCAACATTCTCCTTGATTCAGTTGAAATTTCTCCCATCCGCGCGTCAAAGCTTGTCGACATTAATTATACCAGTCGAGATCCGGCGCTTTCGACTAGTATTGCTAATCAATGGGCAACTGCCTTTATTGCGTTAAGCATTGATCGGCAGTTTGCATCCACTTCAGATGCGCGAAATTTCCTTGAAAGCCGCCTTGCTAATTTAAGGGAGCGCCTCGAAGAATCAGAGCGTCAAGTTGTCCTGTATGGCTCCGAGTCTGGCATCGTGGCATTGGATCAGATCAGAGATAGCAATGGAAGAGCGGTTGCGAACCGCACCTTGACCGGATCTTCACTTGAGCAGTTGGCCAATTCTCTCAACCAGGCCACTGCCGCGAGGATTGAGGCCGAAGCGCGTGCACGAAGCGCCGGTGACGCAACCTCTGAGTCAATATCGAGTCCGTCGCTGGGAAGCTTGCGCCAGCAGCGCGCGGCGATTGCCGCGCAGAACGCAAAGATGCTGGTGCAGTTCGCACCGGAGTACCCGGCAGCAATCGAACTAAGGGAGCAACTCGAAGCGCTGGATGCGGCAATTGCAGCCGAAACAAATCGCATCAAGAAAGCAAGGGCGCAGGAGTATGTAGAGGCGAGTAAGCGCGAGCGCGATCTTCAGGTGCAAGTGGATCGATTGAAGCAGGAACTGGATACTCAGAACCAGGCAAATATTCAGTACGCAATCTACCAACGAGAAGCAGATACCAATCGAGAGCTCTACGATGCGCTTCTCCAGCGATACAAGGAGATCGGCGTTGCCGGCACGGTAGGCGTCAACAATATCGCTATCATTGAGCCCGCTATTGAACCCAACGAACCATCATCTCCCAATTTGCTGATAAACCTCGTGGTATCGATTCTGCTGGGTGTCGGCGCAGCGGCCGCCACTGCCTTCGCCCTTGAACAAATTGACGAAGGCATCCGAGAACCTGGACAGGTTGAAGCTTTGCTCAAGCTACCATTGCTTGGCATAACACCGATGGTCGAAGGCGATCCGCGTGAAGAGTTAGCGGACGTGAAGTCCAACTTCTATGATGCGTACTTCTCGATTAGATCCAGCCTCGCATTCGCGACCAATCACGGGTTCCCCAAGTCCATCGCCGTTATCAGTACCCGCCCTGCAGAGGGCAAGAGTTCGACTGCAATGGCCTTGGCGACTGTGCTTGGAAGGACAGATCGTCGCGTTCTGCTCGTCGATGCGGACTTGAGGTCACCTTCGATCCACGGATTCTTCGATGCCAAGAACGATCGCGGCTTCAGCAACTATCTGGCAGGCGATGACGACTGGTCGCAGCTTGTCCAGGAGACTAACTCTAAGAACGTTTCAATTATTGCTGCAGGGCCAGTACCGCCAAGTGCAGCAGAACTCCTTAGCGGCGACCGATTGGATCAATTTGTCCGAGAAGGCTTGCTGAAGTTCGATCATATTGTCATCGACAGCCCGCCGGTACTTGGGATGACCGACGCGCCGCTGATCGCGCGCGCGGTGGAAGGCGTGGTCTACGTGGTCCAGTCTGCCGGAGCTGCGGCACGTGGCATCCGGGCTTCGGTCAAGCGCCTCAATATGGCCAACGCTCATATCTTTGGCGTGGTCCTCACCAAGATGGGAAGTGGATCGCGCGGTTACGGTTACGGCTACGGATATGGCTACGGATACGGTTACGGTGAGCGTTACGGTGAAGAAGAACAGGTTGCGAGGCGAGCGTGA
- a CDS encoding polysaccharide biosynthesis/export family protein, protein MLSYHRALFPLILSALLLSACASSSVNIGGAPGLQVVEGEALPEPTIADLSANERPYRVGPFDVLNIDVFGSEELSKKEVQVDASGRITFPLIGTLEVAGKTPGEVGELMADRFRGRLIRDPQITVNLKEIVSQTVTISGEVKKAGVYPIVGRMTLLTAIASAEGWTEFSKKGEVVVLRTVGGKDYAALYDVRAIEKGQYSDPDIHARDIVVVGNSNSRRIFRDFLAATPLLAPVVLLLDSNRN, encoded by the coding sequence ATGCTTAGTTACCATCGCGCTCTCTTTCCCTTGATTCTCTCAGCGCTTCTGTTGAGCGCTTGCGCTTCCTCGTCAGTCAACATCGGCGGAGCACCCGGTCTTCAGGTGGTTGAGGGCGAGGCGCTGCCAGAACCGACCATCGCGGACTTATCGGCAAACGAGAGGCCCTATCGAGTTGGTCCATTCGATGTCCTGAATATTGACGTATTCGGCAGCGAGGAGCTGTCGAAGAAGGAAGTGCAGGTTGATGCCAGCGGACGCATCACTTTTCCGCTCATTGGCACTCTCGAAGTTGCAGGCAAGACACCTGGCGAAGTGGGCGAGCTCATGGCCGACCGATTCCGCGGCCGTTTAATTCGCGATCCTCAGATCACCGTCAATCTGAAAGAGATCGTCAGTCAGACAGTCACCATTAGCGGTGAGGTCAAGAAGGCCGGGGTCTATCCTATTGTTGGCCGTATGACCCTCCTTACCGCCATTGCGTCTGCTGAGGGCTGGACGGAATTCTCTAAGAAGGGCGAGGTCGTCGTGCTGAGGACAGTCGGCGGAAAGGACTACGCTGCTCTCTATGATGTTCGGGCGATCGAGAAAGGGCAATATTCCGATCCAGATATCCATGCGAGAGACATAGTCGTCGTTGGCAACTCGAACAGCCGGCGAATATTCCGCGATTTCCTTGCTGCGACGCCTTTGCTCGCGCCTGTAGTCCTGTTGCTCGACAGCAACAGGAACTGA
- a CDS encoding DnaJ C-terminal domain-containing protein, whose protein sequence is MADPYQTLGVARTASEAEIKSAYRKLAKELHPDKNKDNPKAAEKFSDVTRAYDLLSDKDKRAQFDRGEIDAEGNPANPFAGMGGGFGGGGTRGNQRGFRPEDFQGFGGGDDMDLGDLFEGLFGGGGRRSSGMGGGFGSQRRPPPPPRKGADINYRLAVSFVDAATRKDQRITLADGKTIDLKLPAGVEDGTQMRLKGKGQDGPGGKGDGLVMVEVGGHPYFRRDGDNIRMDLPITLDEALGGAKIKCPTADGPVMLTIKPGTNGGTVMRLKGKGWSTKGGGRGDQLVTLEIQMPKDTSELAERLEGWQDDSNPRSKLGF, encoded by the coding sequence ATGGCCGATCCGTACCAGACCCTTGGCGTAGCGCGCACTGCCTCCGAGGCGGAGATCAAGAGCGCCTATCGCAAGCTCGCCAAGGAACTGCACCCTGACAAAAACAAGGACAATCCCAAGGCGGCGGAGAAATTCTCCGACGTGACCCGGGCCTACGACCTTTTGTCTGACAAGGACAAGCGAGCCCAGTTCGACCGCGGCGAGATCGATGCCGAGGGCAATCCCGCCAATCCCTTTGCCGGAATGGGCGGCGGCTTTGGCGGCGGCGGCACGCGCGGCAACCAGCGCGGTTTCCGCCCCGAGGATTTCCAGGGCTTCGGCGGCGGCGACGACATGGACCTGGGCGACCTGTTCGAAGGCCTGTTCGGTGGCGGCGGCAGGCGATCTTCCGGCATGGGCGGCGGCTTCGGTAGCCAGCGTCGTCCGCCCCCTCCCCCGCGCAAGGGTGCCGATATCAATTATCGGCTGGCCGTGAGCTTCGTCGACGCGGCGACGCGCAAGGACCAGCGCATCACCCTAGCCGATGGCAAGACGATCGACCTTAAGCTTCCCGCCGGGGTCGAGGACGGCACCCAGATGCGCCTCAAGGGCAAGGGGCAGGACGGCCCGGGCGGCAAGGGTGACGGGCTCGTCATGGTCGAGGTTGGCGGGCACCCCTATTTCCGCCGCGACGGCGACAATATCCGCATGGACTTGCCGATCACGCTCGACGAGGCGCTCGGCGGCGCCAAGATCAAATGCCCGACCGCCGATGGCCCGGTGATGCTGACGATCAAGCCCGGCACCAATGGCGGCACCGTGATGCGCCTCAAGGGCAAGGGCTGGAGCACCAAGGGCGGTGGTCGCGGTGACCAGTTGGTCACGCTCGAAATCCAGATGCCGAAAGACACCTCGGAACTCGCCGAGCGGCTCGAAGGTTGGCAGGACGACAGCAATCCGCGTAGTAAGCTGGGGTTCTGA
- a CDS encoding O-antigen ligase family protein → MARSRAVDIPSAGKLQSLRESSAQFWILAVLLLLVFAMGGGSRADIQSLQFLRPLAILAAAFGVATIKPEHFRPYWSLFAIFAAAALLVVAHLVPLPPSVWQALPGRDIISDIDEIAGLQGAWRPLSMYPEGTWNALYALSVPAAVLLLGVQLQEREHLRILKLVIGLGLVSGLIGVMQAAGQGIQFYRISSETAGLFANRNHQAALLAALFPMLAALAAVAQREGKSGRASNLLAGIAMVALVPLIIVTGSRAGLLVGAIAILCLGYMRFDSPGKRRQNRRSSLVLKLLAALAVVTLLVIATFVSSRNVAFERFSATSEEVRWPVWTTIVEFLPSYLPWGTGIGSYALVYQIHELPNLLMRQYSNQAHNDWLEVILIAGLPGAALLVAAVVAFLIGVKRSFGGRGSKSIMTRAGLVVILLLAFASVSDYPLRTPILASIFVLAAIWASGIQQKTKPAGSTSKNA, encoded by the coding sequence ATGGCCCGAAGCAGAGCAGTAGATATTCCGTCCGCGGGAAAGCTCCAAAGCTTGCGGGAATCGTCGGCGCAGTTTTGGATTCTGGCCGTGCTTCTCTTGCTGGTGTTCGCTATGGGCGGAGGTTCGCGAGCAGATATTCAAAGTTTGCAGTTCCTCAGGCCGCTAGCGATTCTGGCGGCGGCGTTTGGTGTGGCAACAATCAAACCGGAGCATTTCCGGCCGTATTGGAGCCTCTTTGCGATCTTCGCGGCCGCCGCGCTGCTGGTGGTGGCCCATCTTGTTCCGCTTCCGCCATCGGTTTGGCAGGCGTTGCCTGGGCGCGATATCATCTCCGACATCGATGAAATCGCGGGGCTTCAAGGTGCGTGGCGTCCCCTGTCGATGTATCCAGAAGGGACCTGGAACGCTCTCTATGCACTGAGCGTCCCTGCCGCTGTCTTACTCCTCGGAGTCCAGCTTCAGGAGCGTGAGCATTTGCGCATCCTAAAACTCGTCATTGGCCTGGGCCTTGTTAGTGGCTTGATCGGAGTTATGCAGGCAGCCGGACAAGGGATTCAATTCTATCGCATCTCGTCAGAAACCGCCGGGCTGTTTGCCAACAGAAATCACCAAGCTGCACTTCTTGCTGCATTGTTCCCGATGCTCGCGGCCTTAGCCGCGGTGGCGCAAAGAGAAGGGAAATCCGGAAGAGCGAGCAACCTGCTGGCAGGGATTGCCATGGTTGCTCTGGTGCCGCTCATTATCGTGACGGGATCACGTGCCGGGCTCCTTGTTGGAGCAATTGCAATACTTTGCCTGGGCTACATGCGGTTCGACTCACCCGGGAAGCGCCGCCAGAATCGGCGCTCCTCGCTAGTCCTGAAATTACTGGCTGCGCTGGCTGTGGTGACTCTATTGGTGATAGCGACCTTCGTATCTTCGAGGAATGTGGCTTTCGAACGCTTCAGCGCTACCAGCGAGGAAGTACGATGGCCGGTGTGGACGACAATAGTCGAATTCTTGCCTTCATACTTGCCCTGGGGGACGGGAATCGGATCCTACGCGCTAGTCTACCAGATTCACGAGTTACCGAACTTGCTGATGCGCCAATATTCCAACCAAGCCCATAACGATTGGCTGGAAGTGATACTGATCGCCGGGTTGCCAGGGGCAGCTCTATTGGTTGCAGCCGTGGTCGCATTCTTGATCGGTGTGAAGCGATCGTTTGGCGGCCGTGGTTCAAAGTCAATTATGACCCGCGCGGGATTAGTCGTAATTCTCCTTCTGGCATTTGCCAGTGTAAGCGACTATCCCCTGCGTACTCCTATTCTCGCTTCAATATTCGTCCTCGCGGCGATATGGGCTAGCGGTATCCAACAGAAAACCAAACCGGCAGGAAGCACTTCGAAGAATGCTTAG
- the pdxH gene encoding pyridoxamine 5'-phosphate oxidase, whose product MPEPTSEELARLDESEIPSSDPLAIFDAWFAEARAAEPGDANAMALATATPDGAPSVRMVLLKGHGPDGFTFYTNAQSRKGEEIRANMQAALLFHWKSLRRQIRIEGTLVEVSSEEADAYFHSRPFVSQVGSAASDQSHPLDHRSTYLRRVEQIEEACKNAGEVPRPPHWTGYTLMPRAIEFWRDRANRLHDRRRFTRDADGWQDTLLYP is encoded by the coding sequence ATGCCTGAACCGACCTCCGAAGAACTGGCCCGCCTCGACGAGAGCGAGATCCCCTCGAGCGATCCATTGGCAATTTTCGACGCGTGGTTTGCCGAAGCGCGCGCGGCCGAGCCCGGCGATGCCAATGCCATGGCGCTGGCGACCGCGACGCCCGATGGCGCGCCCTCGGTGCGGATGGTCCTGCTCAAGGGTCATGGGCCCGACGGCTTCACCTTCTACACCAATGCGCAAAGCAGGAAGGGCGAGGAAATCCGCGCCAACATGCAGGCGGCGCTGCTGTTTCACTGGAAGAGCCTGAGGCGGCAGATCCGCATCGAAGGCACGTTGGTCGAAGTGTCGAGCGAAGAGGCCGACGCCTATTTCCATTCGCGCCCCTTCGTCAGCCAGGTCGGTTCGGCCGCGAGCGACCAGTCGCACCCGCTCGATCACCGCTCGACCTATCTGAGGCGCGTCGAGCAGATCGAAGAAGCCTGCAAGAATGCCGGCGAGGTGCCGCGCCCGCCGCACTGGACTGGGTACACCCTCATGCCGCGGGCGATCGAGTTCTGGCGCGACCGGGCCAACCGCCTGCACGACCGCCGGCGCTTTACGCGCGACGCTGACGGCTGGCAGGATACGCTGCTCTACCCATGA